In the Alteromonas sp. M12 genome, one interval contains:
- a CDS encoding EAL domain-containing protein encodes MNIKRVKVLLIEGCPTLARRIRKSLMCEQPAIFNVAWVRETKQAVNIMDNTHVDMVLLDLAVSNGKSAELVEQIRQQTPQAIIILLYSSIDKAFAQQAMQKGAYDCLEKSQLGKNGLKRILLYHLMLAYVETKRVISDAKLQAVCNASFLGVMISDELGNITYTNPAYQTITGLSAKQCLGQHWATSIHANDRLRLEREWRDELQTQQTFYSKLRLTRQNKSTCQVGMTGTFIKDENGFYGHARTFEVLRDRNNVAPSAHSLFKINRTWLPATTAQLTLDMMNDAVLSTDINGRVTYLNQAAQRLTGWNNCEASGRLLATIYNLKDHISGATLDDSVEFSLAKNKTNELHRDCVLTRKDGVETMIEESVTPIHDQRSKIIGGVIVFRDVTKSRVISAKMAYLAQHDALTGLPNRLLLHERLNQAMRLAKRNEKRLALLYLDIDLFKNINDLHGHEVGDKLLCSIAKRMADTVRDSDTVCRQGGDEFVVLLSEIEHPNDAALFSSKLLAAMAIPHVINGKEISVGLSIGIGIFPNDGEDSHILMKSADSAMFHAKASGRNCYQFFKQSMHSDAKLRSEIETRIKRALLQDEFEVYYQPQFDINSRKVTGAEALIRWHDPELGLLYPSEFIQVAEQSSLIHLIGEWVRLKVCRQQKVWQSKGLDIVPVMVNISAIEFLQPHFLNNVKLNLTDTGLDPWCLGLEVEEKDITLSAYPVIQKLKSLGVKLVLDNFGSGIGHLSYLQYLAFDTVKIASNIIVDAVLENDKAKVAQAVIGLSKNLGQDIIAKGIENQQQLTYLQHSQCTSAQGYYFKRPLVAEKFSELLGYEKTPLMLSR; translated from the coding sequence ATGAACATTAAGCGTGTAAAAGTACTATTAATTGAAGGATGTCCGACACTGGCAAGGCGGATTAGAAAATCATTAATGTGTGAACAACCGGCTATATTCAATGTAGCTTGGGTACGAGAAACTAAGCAGGCTGTTAACATCATGGATAACACTCATGTTGATATGGTTTTGCTTGATTTAGCGGTTTCCAATGGAAAAAGTGCGGAATTAGTTGAACAGATACGACAACAAACGCCTCAGGCTATCATTATATTGCTGTACAGCAGTATTGATAAAGCTTTTGCCCAACAAGCGATGCAAAAAGGGGCTTATGATTGTTTAGAGAAAAGTCAGCTTGGTAAAAACGGACTTAAGCGAATTTTGCTCTATCATTTAATGTTGGCCTATGTAGAAACAAAGAGGGTCATCAGTGATGCAAAGTTACAAGCAGTATGCAATGCGTCTTTTCTTGGTGTGATGATATCTGATGAGCTTGGCAATATCACTTATACCAACCCCGCCTATCAAACTATTACGGGATTGAGCGCCAAACAATGCTTAGGGCAACATTGGGCAACGTCTATCCATGCAAATGATCGATTGCGGCTTGAGCGGGAGTGGCGAGATGAGCTGCAAACGCAACAAACTTTTTACTCCAAACTCAGATTGACTCGTCAGAATAAGAGTACTTGCCAAGTAGGTATGACAGGCACTTTTATTAAAGACGAAAACGGGTTTTATGGTCATGCTCGTACCTTTGAAGTACTCAGAGATCGAAACAATGTTGCGCCATCAGCGCATTCATTATTTAAAATAAATCGGACTTGGTTGCCAGCTACAACGGCACAATTAACTTTAGACATGATGAATGATGCAGTATTAAGTACCGATATAAATGGCAGAGTAACGTACTTAAATCAAGCTGCCCAGCGTCTTACCGGATGGAATAATTGCGAAGCAAGTGGGCGTTTGCTAGCGACTATTTATAATTTAAAAGACCACATAAGCGGCGCTACTTTGGATGATTCTGTTGAATTTTCTTTAGCGAAAAATAAAACCAATGAATTGCATCGAGACTGCGTGCTGACTCGTAAAGACGGTGTTGAAACCATGATAGAGGAATCTGTAACGCCAATTCACGATCAAAGAAGCAAAATTATTGGCGGGGTTATTGTATTTCGTGATGTCACTAAATCTCGGGTGATAAGCGCAAAAATGGCGTACTTGGCACAGCATGATGCACTAACGGGTTTGCCAAATAGGTTGCTTTTACACGAACGTCTTAATCAGGCTATGCGGCTGGCAAAACGCAATGAAAAACGATTGGCTCTATTGTATTTAGATATTGATTTATTTAAAAATATCAATGATTTACATGGACATGAAGTGGGCGATAAATTGTTATGTTCGATTGCTAAGCGCATGGCTGACACAGTGAGAGATAGCGATACAGTTTGTCGCCAAGGAGGAGATGAATTTGTGGTGTTACTATCTGAAATTGAGCACCCCAATGATGCCGCACTATTTTCTAGTAAGTTATTGGCTGCGATGGCGATACCTCATGTAATCAACGGTAAAGAGATTTCAGTAGGACTAAGTATCGGTATTGGTATATTTCCAAATGATGGCGAAGATAGTCACATACTCATGAAAAGTGCAGATAGCGCCATGTTCCATGCAAAAGCCAGTGGCCGCAATTGTTACCAGTTTTTTAAACAATCGATGCATTCTGATGCAAAGCTTCGTAGCGAGATTGAAACTCGTATAAAGCGCGCTTTACTACAGGATGAGTTTGAAGTTTATTACCAACCCCAGTTTGATATCAACAGCCGCAAAGTGACAGGGGCTGAGGCTTTAATACGCTGGCACGACCCTGAGCTAGGTTTACTATATCCCAGTGAATTTATTCAAGTTGCGGAGCAATCATCATTAATACACTTAATTGGTGAGTGGGTGCGTTTGAAAGTCTGTAGACAGCAAAAAGTTTGGCAAAGTAAGGGGCTTGATATAGTGCCTGTTATGGTCAATATATCTGCAATTGAATTCTTGCAGCCTCACTTTTTGAATAATGTTAAATTGAATTTGACAGATACTGGTTTAGACCCTTGGTGTTTGGGGTTGGAGGTTGAGGAGAAAGACATCACCCTTAGTGCTTATCCCGTCATTCAGAAGCTTAAAAGTTTGGGGGTGAAGTTAGTTTTAGATAATTTTGGCAGTGGCATTGGGCATTTGAGTTACCTTCAGTACTTAGCCTTTGATACCGTAAAAATAGCCTCGAATATCATTGTCGATGCTGTGTTGGAAAATGACAAAGCTAAAGTTGCCCAAGCCGTAATCGGTTTAAGTAAAAATTTAGGTCAAGATATTATTGCAAAAGGTATCGAGAACCAGCAACAACTGACTTATCTACAACACAGCCAATGCACTTCAGCACAAGGCTATTATTTTAAACGTCCATTAGTAGCAGAGAAATTTTCGGAATTACTCGGATATGAGAAAACGCCTTTAATGCTAAGTCGTTAA
- a CDS encoding Crp/Fnr family transcriptional regulator, whose product MPRPEDNKLLNALPQTCKDRIFPLLKLTNLPLGKVVYEAGQKVANVYFPTDSIISLLSMMENGASTEISVVGNEGLVGIAVFMGGESTPNRAIVQSEGTAFSLPASVIKQEFNNDVAVRVLLLRFTQALMAQMAQTAVCNRHHSIEQQLCRWLLLSIDRLSTNNLIMTQELIANMLGVRREGVTEAAGKLQKQHVITYKRGHITVIDRKKLEEMCCECYIVVKNETNRLGLFG is encoded by the coding sequence ATGCCTAGGCCAGAGGACAATAAATTACTAAATGCTTTACCACAAACCTGTAAAGACAGAATATTTCCGCTGCTGAAACTAACGAATTTGCCTTTAGGTAAAGTGGTTTACGAAGCGGGACAAAAAGTTGCTAATGTATATTTCCCCACAGATAGCATTATTTCATTACTTTCGATGATGGAAAATGGAGCCTCAACGGAAATATCAGTGGTAGGTAACGAGGGCTTAGTCGGCATTGCAGTTTTCATGGGGGGAGAAAGCACACCAAATCGTGCGATAGTGCAAAGTGAAGGAACTGCGTTTAGTTTACCTGCTTCAGTAATAAAACAAGAATTCAATAATGATGTGGCCGTTCGCGTGTTGTTATTACGATTCACGCAAGCGCTAATGGCACAAATGGCACAAACAGCAGTATGTAATCGTCACCACTCTATCGAACAGCAACTTTGTCGCTGGCTTTTACTGTCAATTGATCGTCTATCTACAAATAATCTAATTATGACCCAAGAGTTGATAGCCAATATGTTAGGCGTCAGGCGGGAGGGGGTTACCGAGGCTGCCGGAAAATTACAAAAACAACACGTGATTACCTACAAACGAGGCCACATCACAGTGATAGACAGGAAAAAGCTAGAAGAAATGTGTTGCGAGTGTTACATCGTCGTGAAAAATGAAACCAATAGATTGGGTTTGTTTGGCTAA